One segment of Elusimicrobiota bacterium DNA contains the following:
- a CDS encoding NAD(P)-dependent alcohol dehydrogenase produces the protein MNVNAYAAKAAKAALAPWSYEPGPLGPDEVEVAVTHCGICHSDVHLIDDDWGISKYPLVPGHEIVGTVVARGKAVRHLKEGMRVGIGWQCGSCMDCEYCEQGDENYCSKSRATCVGHHGGFADRVRADGRFAFALPEKLSSETAAPLLCGGITVYSPLKHYCVGKGTRCAVLGLGGLGHLGVQFAAKRGAEVTVFSTSPDKEKEARSFGAAHFVCGQKPARGAYDFILSAVTADLDWGSFVAALRPEGRLCFVGASPAPLQLPVLALIGGRKSICGSPIGSRRDIEDMLAFAARKGVCALTETVPMGEVNAAVERVRRGKARYRMVLRVS, from the coding sequence ATGAACGTCAACGCCTACGCCGCGAAGGCCGCGAAGGCCGCCCTCGCGCCCTGGAGCTACGAGCCCGGGCCGCTCGGACCCGATGAGGTGGAGGTCGCGGTCACTCACTGCGGCATCTGCCACAGCGACGTCCATCTCATCGACGACGACTGGGGCATCTCGAAGTACCCGCTCGTCCCCGGCCACGAGATCGTCGGTACGGTCGTCGCGCGAGGGAAGGCGGTGCGCCACCTGAAGGAGGGCATGCGGGTGGGCATCGGCTGGCAGTGCGGCTCCTGCATGGACTGCGAGTACTGCGAGCAGGGCGACGAGAACTACTGTTCGAAGAGCCGGGCCACCTGCGTCGGCCATCACGGGGGCTTCGCCGACCGCGTCCGCGCCGACGGCCGCTTCGCCTTCGCCCTGCCCGAGAAGCTCTCCTCCGAGACCGCCGCCCCGCTGCTCTGCGGCGGCATCACGGTCTACTCCCCGCTCAAGCACTACTGCGTGGGCAAGGGCACCCGCTGCGCGGTCCTGGGCCTGGGCGGGCTCGGGCACCTGGGCGTGCAGTTCGCGGCCAAGCGGGGCGCGGAGGTGACGGTGTTCTCCACTTCTCCCGACAAGGAGAAGGAGGCGCGGTCCTTCGGCGCCGCGCACTTCGTCTGCGGGCAGAAGCCCGCGCGCGGGGCCTACGACTTCATACTCTCCGCCGTCACGGCCGACCTCGACTGGGGGTCCTTCGTCGCGGCTCTGCGGCCGGAGGGCCGCCTCTGCTTCGTGGGCGCGTCCCCCGCGCCCCTGCAGCTCCCGGTCCTGGCGCTCATCGGAGGGCGCAAGAGCATCTGCGGCAGCCCCATCGGCAGCCGGCGGGACATCGAGGACATGCTCGCCTTCGCCGCGCGCAAGGGGGTCTGCGCTCTGACCGAGACGGTCCCGATGGGGGAGGTCAACGCGGCCGTCGAGCGGGTCCGCCGCGGCAAGGCGCGCTATCGCATGGTCTTGAGGGTTTCATGA
- a CDS encoding cation-efflux pump yields the protein MNASQAAAAREKQSVAISSVAAAVVLTGTKLGIGLWTNSLGILSEAAHSGLDLVAAAVTCWAVHASAKPADDTHTYGHGKIENISALFETLLLVVTCAWILWESVERLFFVDKEVAVNVWSFAVIFLSIGIDWSRSRALKRVADKYDSQALEADALHFSTDIWSSCVVLLGLFGVLIAHRTGASWLVKADAVAALGVALIVLKVCWALGKKSVDDLLDTAPAGMQEKVLAAARVPGVLEVRKARVRKAGAEVFADVTLAVPQGTLFEAAHATADRAEAAVRAVLPNADVVVHVEPDGVVPGELTAAARILAARRGLGAHAVRVYEEEGKRSVELHLEVAEDLSVSEAHAEADAFEEDLRSSFPALENVVTHLEPAGEAAATKKAETVGEARVQDELLEFCKRQHVPANLHDLKVRLSGGELSVSMHCALDAATGIRDAHDFTEQLEKHLRERVSGLGRVLIHVEPKH from the coding sequence GTGAACGCGTCGCAGGCGGCGGCAGCCCGGGAGAAGCAGTCGGTCGCGATCTCCTCGGTGGCCGCCGCCGTCGTCCTCACCGGCACGAAGCTGGGCATCGGCCTCTGGACGAACAGCCTCGGCATCCTCTCCGAGGCCGCCCACTCGGGTCTCGACCTCGTCGCGGCGGCCGTGACCTGCTGGGCCGTCCATGCCTCCGCCAAACCGGCCGACGACACCCACACCTACGGACACGGGAAGATCGAGAACATCTCCGCGCTCTTCGAGACCCTCCTCCTCGTCGTGACCTGCGCCTGGATCCTCTGGGAATCCGTCGAGCGGCTCTTCTTCGTCGACAAGGAGGTCGCGGTCAACGTCTGGTCCTTCGCCGTCATCTTCCTGTCCATCGGCATCGACTGGTCCCGTTCGCGGGCGCTCAAGCGGGTGGCCGACAAGTACGACAGCCAGGCCCTCGAGGCCGACGCCCTCCACTTCTCCACCGACATCTGGTCCTCCTGCGTCGTCCTCCTCGGACTCTTCGGCGTCCTGATCGCCCACCGGACCGGCGCGTCCTGGCTGGTGAAGGCCGACGCGGTCGCCGCGCTCGGGGTCGCCCTCATCGTCCTCAAGGTCTGCTGGGCCCTCGGCAAGAAGTCCGTCGACGACCTGCTCGACACGGCTCCCGCGGGGATGCAGGAGAAGGTCCTCGCGGCCGCCCGCGTCCCCGGAGTCCTCGAGGTCCGCAAGGCCCGGGTGCGCAAGGCCGGCGCGGAGGTCTTCGCCGACGTGACCCTCGCCGTCCCTCAGGGGACCTTGTTCGAGGCCGCCCACGCGACGGCCGACCGGGCCGAGGCCGCCGTCCGCGCCGTCCTGCCCAACGCCGACGTCGTCGTCCACGTCGAGCCCGACGGGGTGGTGCCCGGCGAGCTCACCGCGGCCGCCCGCATCCTCGCGGCACGCCGGGGTCTCGGGGCCCACGCCGTGCGCGTCTACGAGGAGGAGGGGAAGCGCTCCGTCGAGCTCCACCTCGAGGTCGCCGAAGACCTGAGCGTCTCCGAGGCCCACGCCGAGGCGGACGCCTTCGAAGAGGACCTGCGCTCCTCCTTCCCGGCCCTCGAGAACGTCGTCACCCACCTCGAGCCGGCCGGAGAGGCGGCGGCGACGAAGAAGGCCGAGACGGTCGGCGAGGCCCGCGTCCAGGACGAGCTCCTCGAGTTCTGCAAGCGGCAGCACGTCCCCGCCAACCTCCACGACCTCAAGGTCCGGCTCAGCGGCGGGGAGCTCTCCGTCTCCATGCACTGCGCCCTCGACGCCGCCACGGGCATCCGCGACGCCCACGATTTCACCGAACAGCTGGAGAAGCACCTGCGCGAGCGCGTGAGCGGGCTGGGCCGCGTGCTCATCCACGTCGAACCGAAGCACTGA
- a CDS encoding carbamate kinase: protein MEHDLYVVAIGGNALLSPKEKGTAEEQQRNAEETCEKLSCLFGPEYHLVITHGNGPQVGNIFRQNEIAGGEIPPMTLDACVAMSEGSMGHYLQLGMLNALRRRGIRRYVVTTITQVLVDPQDPAFQNPTKPVGRFYTEAEAKGLMKEKGWSMMEDAKRGWRRVVPSPQPLKVIQRHMIRTQVLFGDIVIAVGGGGVPTVELPGKQYKGVEAVIDKDLASAVLASSIKADALIILTAVPCVRLRFGTPQQQDLGRITAREARQFLAEGHFAVGSMRPKVEAALLYLANGGRRVHITDIESLPLALEGKAGTLIQTHYDDPPAG, encoded by the coding sequence ATGGAGCACGACCTCTACGTCGTCGCGATAGGGGGCAACGCCCTCCTCAGCCCCAAGGAGAAGGGCACGGCCGAGGAGCAGCAGCGCAACGCCGAGGAGACCTGCGAGAAGCTCTCCTGCCTCTTCGGCCCCGAGTACCACCTCGTCATCACCCACGGCAACGGCCCGCAGGTGGGGAACATCTTCCGGCAGAACGAGATCGCCGGGGGGGAGATCCCCCCGATGACACTCGACGCCTGCGTGGCGATGTCGGAAGGCAGCATGGGCCACTACCTCCAGCTCGGCATGCTCAACGCCCTGCGCCGGCGCGGCATCCGCCGCTACGTCGTGACGACCATCACGCAGGTCCTCGTGGACCCGCAGGACCCCGCCTTCCAGAATCCGACGAAGCCCGTCGGGCGCTTCTACACGGAGGCGGAGGCGAAGGGGTTGATGAAGGAGAAGGGCTGGTCCATGATGGAGGACGCCAAGCGCGGCTGGCGGCGCGTGGTCCCTTCGCCGCAGCCGCTCAAAGTCATCCAGCGGCACATGATCCGCACCCAGGTGCTCTTCGGGGACATCGTCATCGCCGTCGGCGGCGGCGGGGTCCCGACCGTCGAGCTGCCGGGCAAGCAGTACAAGGGCGTCGAGGCCGTCATCGACAAGGACCTGGCCAGCGCCGTGCTCGCCAGCTCCATCAAGGCCGACGCCCTCATCATCCTCACGGCGGTCCCCTGCGTCCGCCTCCGCTTCGGGACGCCGCAGCAGCAGGACCTGGGCAGGATCACCGCCCGGGAGGCCCGACAGTTCCTCGCCGAAGGCCATTTCGCCGTGGGCAGCATGCGCCCGAAGGTCGAGGCGGCGCTGCTCTACCTCGCGAACGGGGGACGGCGGGTCCACATCACGGACATCGAGAGCCTCCCGCTCGCCCTCGAGGGCAAGGCCGGGACCCTCATCCAGACCCACTACGACGACCCTCCCGCCGGGTGA
- the rocD gene encoding ornithine--oxo-acid transaminase, protein MTTAAAVSSTQELIDTAEKYGAHNYHPLPIVISQAKGVWVKDPEGRKYMDMLSAYSALNHGHLHPKVVKALVEQAKKVTLTSRAFHNEQIGPWLKELCELTGFDMALPMNTGAEAVETAVKTARKWGCLRKGLPQDKGEIIACANNFHGRTVTLVSFSTEEQYRRDFGPYTPGFKIVPFGDADALKRAITPNTVAFLVEPIQAEAGILIPTPGYLQQVRELCTKNNVLMILDEIQTGLGRTGKMFAYEHDGIRPDMVIMGKALGGGVMPISAVAASKEVLGVFKPGDHGSTFGGNPLACAVSRVAMRVLVEDKLVERSHELGEYLIDSLCEIKSPHVKEIRGRGLLIGIELKPEAGGARTFCEKLMSEGMLCKETHEHVIRLAPPLTIEKKELDWACTRIKKVLA, encoded by the coding sequence ATGACCACCGCCGCCGCCGTGAGCAGCACCCAGGAGCTCATCGACACCGCCGAGAAGTACGGCGCCCACAACTACCACCCGCTTCCCATCGTCATCTCCCAGGCCAAGGGCGTCTGGGTCAAGGACCCCGAAGGGCGCAAGTACATGGACATGCTCAGCGCCTACTCGGCGCTCAACCACGGGCACCTCCACCCGAAGGTCGTGAAGGCCCTCGTCGAGCAGGCCAAGAAGGTCACGCTGACCTCCCGGGCCTTCCACAACGAGCAGATCGGCCCCTGGCTCAAGGAGCTCTGCGAGCTCACCGGCTTCGACATGGCGCTGCCGATGAACACCGGCGCCGAGGCCGTCGAGACCGCGGTCAAGACCGCCCGCAAGTGGGGCTGCCTCCGCAAAGGCCTGCCCCAGGACAAGGGCGAGATCATCGCCTGCGCCAACAACTTCCACGGCCGGACCGTCACCCTGGTCAGCTTCTCGACGGAGGAGCAGTATCGGCGCGACTTCGGGCCCTATACCCCGGGCTTCAAGATCGTCCCCTTCGGCGACGCCGACGCCCTCAAGCGCGCCATCACCCCGAACACCGTGGCCTTCCTCGTCGAGCCCATCCAGGCCGAGGCCGGCATCCTCATCCCGACGCCGGGCTATCTGCAGCAGGTCCGCGAGCTCTGCACGAAGAACAACGTCCTCATGATCCTCGACGAGATCCAGACCGGGCTCGGCCGCACCGGCAAGATGTTCGCCTACGAGCACGACGGCATCCGCCCCGACATGGTGATCATGGGCAAGGCGCTCGGCGGCGGCGTCATGCCGATCTCGGCCGTGGCGGCCTCGAAGGAGGTCCTCGGGGTCTTCAAGCCGGGCGACCACGGCAGCACCTTCGGCGGCAACCCGCTCGCCTGCGCGGTCTCCCGCGTCGCGATGCGGGTCCTCGTCGAGGACAAGCTCGTCGAGCGCTCCCACGAGCTGGGGGAGTACCTCATCGACAGCCTCTGCGAGATCAAGAGCCCGCACGTCAAGGAGATCCGGGGACGCGGTCTCCTCATCGGCATCGAGCTCAAGCCCGAGGCGGGCGGCGCGAGGACCTTCTGCGAGAAGCTCATGTCCGAGGGGATGCTGTGCAAGGAGACGCACGAGCACGTCATCCGGCTGGCCCCGCCGCTGACCATCGAGAAGAAGGAGCTCGACTGGGCCTGCACGCGCATCAAGAAGGTGCTCGCCTAG
- a CDS encoding cyclic 2,3-diphosphoglycerate synthase — MKRKNVIIMGAAGRDFHDFNVYWKHQPQYNVVAFTAAQIPDIAGRRYPRELAGKNYPKGIPIEAESELLALIKRHKVEEVTLAYSDLNALTVMHKAAIVNAAGPDFRLLGWQQTMIPSKKPVIAICAVRTGCGKSQTTRKVCEYLKAMGKRVAVIRHPMPYGDLRKQVCMRFATLEDMDRNHCTIEEREEFEPHVEAGNVVYAGVDYEKILRSAEKEADVILWDGGNNDISFYKPDLLITVVDPLRPGHELSYYPGETNLRMADAIVINKVDSAKASDVAIVEANCHAANPKALIIKAESPVTVTDPAMVRGKRVLVVEDGPTLTHGEMTFGAGHVAARAAKARTIVDPRPYAVGSIKKTFATYRHVKDILPAMGYGDKQMSELRQTINAVPSDVVIIGTPIDLSRMMSFNKPSVRVTYELRERTSGLKALIAKAVSK; from the coding sequence ATGAAACGGAAGAACGTCATCATCATGGGCGCAGCCGGCCGCGACTTCCATGACTTCAACGTGTACTGGAAGCACCAGCCCCAGTACAACGTCGTCGCCTTCACCGCCGCGCAGATCCCGGACATCGCCGGCCGCCGGTACCCGCGCGAGCTCGCCGGGAAGAACTATCCCAAGGGCATCCCGATCGAGGCCGAGAGCGAGCTGCTCGCGCTCATCAAGCGGCACAAGGTCGAAGAGGTGACGCTGGCCTACTCCGACCTCAACGCCCTCACCGTCATGCACAAGGCCGCCATCGTCAACGCCGCCGGGCCGGACTTCCGGCTCCTGGGCTGGCAGCAGACGATGATCCCCTCGAAGAAGCCCGTCATCGCCATCTGCGCGGTCCGCACGGGCTGCGGCAAGAGCCAGACGACCCGCAAGGTCTGCGAGTACCTCAAGGCGATGGGCAAGCGCGTGGCCGTCATCCGCCACCCGATGCCCTACGGCGACCTGCGCAAGCAGGTCTGCATGCGCTTCGCGACCCTCGAGGACATGGACCGCAACCACTGCACCATCGAGGAGCGCGAGGAGTTCGAGCCGCACGTCGAGGCCGGCAACGTGGTCTACGCCGGCGTGGACTACGAGAAGATCCTGCGCAGCGCGGAGAAGGAGGCCGACGTCATCCTCTGGGACGGCGGGAACAACGACATCTCCTTCTACAAGCCCGACCTCCTCATCACGGTGGTCGACCCGCTGCGCCCCGGCCACGAGCTCTCCTACTACCCGGGAGAGACGAACCTGCGCATGGCCGACGCCATCGTCATCAACAAGGTGGACAGCGCGAAGGCCTCCGACGTCGCCATCGTCGAGGCGAACTGTCACGCCGCGAACCCGAAGGCGCTCATCATCAAAGCCGAGTCCCCGGTCACCGTGACCGACCCGGCCATGGTGCGCGGCAAGCGCGTGCTCGTCGTCGAGGACGGCCCGACGCTGACCCACGGCGAGATGACCTTCGGCGCCGGCCACGTGGCCGCGCGCGCTGCGAAGGCCCGCACGATCGTGGATCCGCGGCCCTACGCCGTGGGCTCCATCAAGAAGACCTTCGCCACCTACCGGCACGTCAAGGACATCCTGCCGGCGATGGGGTACGGCGACAAGCAGATGTCGGAGCTGCGCCAGACCATCAACGCGGTGCCCAGCGACGTGGTCATCATCGGCACGCCGATCGACCTCTCGCGGATGATGTCGTTCAACAAGCCCTCGGTCCGCGTGACCTACGAGCTGCGCGAGCGCACCTCCGGCCTCAAGGCCCTCATCGCGAAGGCCGTCTCGAAGTAA
- a CDS encoding AAA domain-containing protein — MPSTEGRYERLLQLLELEREAEREETRRELERLGEDAREALGRSVARLTLESVDETEAGYRTLLLVRPPRKGEELSPFHAMDQGDSVRVVLPSGADPGWIYGTLERVEEDRARVAVDGALPARFPTGRYALDLMGSDATWRRMRRAVSEISSAHGLWAARLRDILRGSAVPEPGVERPVEFLDRTLNEWQRRAVVSALKAGDVALIHGPPGTGKTTTLVEVIRQAARRGDRVLATAPSNVAVDNMLERLLPDLDAGLRVVRLGHPAKTLESLRRANLRVIAAADPQHHQAETLLGERERLLKRLARQGRRGVPPEERGRALFEVRRLEREARELELAIARRLVLSAQVVLCTHGGISRRWLPGDFDLIALDEASQATEPLSWIPLLRGRKAVFAGDSMQLPPTLRSREAAPELGRTLFDRLKDLLPDTMQTLLREQYRMNERLMEFPSREFYGGALIAHPSVSGHLASDLPRVKESELTGQPLVFIDTAGTGWEEGFDELLQSRENEGEAGLAARIVAELQEAGLRARDIGLLSPYVAQVRRLRALVKPPVEVGTVDGFQGREKEAVVVSLVRSNEKGEVGFLSDTRRMNVAITRARRLLVLIGDSATLSRHPFYRRFLAHIEARGAHKSAYEWAA; from the coding sequence ATGCCGTCCACGGAAGGCCGCTACGAACGCCTCCTCCAGCTGCTCGAACTCGAGCGGGAGGCGGAGCGCGAGGAGACCCGGCGCGAGCTCGAGCGCCTGGGCGAGGACGCCCGCGAGGCGCTCGGGCGCAGCGTCGCGCGCCTGACGCTCGAGTCCGTCGACGAGACGGAGGCCGGCTACCGGACGCTCCTGCTCGTGCGCCCGCCCCGCAAGGGAGAGGAGCTCTCGCCCTTCCACGCCATGGACCAGGGCGACAGCGTGCGCGTCGTGCTCCCCTCCGGCGCCGACCCGGGCTGGATCTACGGGACCCTCGAGCGCGTCGAGGAGGACCGCGCGCGCGTCGCCGTCGACGGTGCGCTGCCCGCGCGCTTCCCGACCGGACGCTATGCCCTCGACCTCATGGGCTCCGACGCGACCTGGCGGCGCATGCGCCGCGCGGTCTCCGAGATCTCGAGCGCCCACGGCCTCTGGGCCGCGCGCCTGCGCGACATCCTCCGCGGTTCGGCCGTCCCCGAGCCCGGCGTCGAGCGCCCCGTCGAGTTCCTCGACCGCACCCTCAACGAGTGGCAGCGCCGCGCCGTCGTCTCCGCCCTCAAGGCCGGGGATGTCGCGCTCATCCACGGCCCGCCCGGCACGGGGAAGACCACGACCCTCGTCGAGGTCATCCGCCAGGCGGCTCGCCGCGGCGACCGCGTGCTCGCGACCGCGCCCTCGAACGTCGCCGTCGACAACATGCTCGAGCGACTCCTCCCGGACCTCGACGCCGGCCTGCGCGTCGTGCGCCTGGGCCATCCCGCGAAGACCCTCGAGTCCCTGCGGCGCGCGAACCTGCGGGTCATCGCCGCCGCCGACCCGCAGCACCATCAGGCCGAGACCCTGCTCGGAGAGCGCGAACGCCTGCTCAAGCGCCTCGCGCGTCAGGGCCGGCGCGGCGTGCCGCCCGAGGAGCGCGGCCGCGCCCTCTTCGAGGTGCGGCGGCTCGAGCGCGAGGCCCGCGAGCTGGAGCTCGCCATCGCCCGGCGTCTCGTGCTCTCCGCGCAGGTCGTGCTCTGCACGCACGGGGGGATCTCGCGGCGCTGGCTCCCCGGGGACTTCGACCTCATCGCCCTGGACGAGGCCTCGCAGGCCACCGAGCCCCTCTCCTGGATCCCGCTGCTGCGCGGCCGCAAGGCCGTCTTCGCCGGCGATTCCATGCAGCTGCCGCCGACCCTGCGCTCGCGCGAGGCGGCGCCGGAGCTCGGACGCACCCTCTTCGACCGGCTCAAGGACCTCCTGCCCGACACGATGCAGACGCTCCTTCGCGAGCAGTACCGCATGAACGAGCGGCTCATGGAGTTCCCGTCCCGCGAGTTCTACGGCGGGGCGCTCATCGCCCATCCGTCCGTGAGCGGGCACCTCGCCTCGGACCTTCCGCGCGTGAAGGAGTCCGAACTCACGGGACAACCGCTCGTCTTCATCGACACCGCCGGGACGGGCTGGGAGGAGGGCTTCGACGAACTCCTCCAGAGCCGCGAGAACGAGGGCGAGGCGGGCCTCGCCGCGCGCATCGTGGCCGAGCTCCAGGAGGCCGGCCTGCGCGCGCGCGACATCGGCCTCCTCTCGCCCTACGTCGCGCAGGTGCGGCGCCTGCGCGCGCTCGTGAAGCCCCCCGTCGAGGTCGGCACGGTGGACGGCTTCCAGGGCCGCGAGAAGGAGGCGGTCGTCGTCTCCCTGGTGCGCTCCAACGAGAAGGGGGAGGTCGGCTTCCTCTCCGACACCCGGCGCATGAACGTGGCCATCACGCGCGCGCGGCGCCTGCTCGTCCTCATCGGCGACAGCGCGACCCTCTCCCGCCATCCCTTCTACCGCCGCTTCCTCGCCCACATCGAAGCCCGCGGCGCCCACAAAAGCGCGTACGAATGGGCGGCGTAG
- a CDS encoding phospholipase D-like domain-containing protein: MQRHGRLSASAFKKLKELFHRQRRDADGYCEAPAEFTAGNRLTLLMDGREAYPAMLEAIAAARHSIHLETYILRSDRTGRQFGDALAARASAGVAVRVIYDAAGSIDAEPSWLQALRNRGIQLLEFRPLGPWHRRWGWGRRDHRKILVVDGSVAFTGGLNITDDHADASEGGAGWRDAHVRLEGPAAYELERLFRGTWYRETGRWFHSVSDLRHAPGTSLVRVVANDELLHRHRIRRAYLHAIGRARTRICIANAYFIPDRGIRKALYRARKRGVDVRLLVPSLSDVPAATYASRMLFGPHLGNGLRIFAWPGPMMHAKIATVDGIWSTVGSYNMDHRSWLHNLEANIHAVDREFSSRLEASVLADMERSREITRERWALRPYSERVLERFFYLLRYWL, from the coding sequence ATGCAGCGCCACGGGAGGCTCTCCGCCTCGGCCTTCAAGAAGCTCAAGGAGCTCTTCCACCGCCAGCGCCGGGACGCCGACGGCTACTGCGAGGCCCCCGCCGAGTTCACCGCGGGCAACCGCCTCACCCTGCTCATGGACGGACGGGAGGCCTACCCGGCGATGCTCGAGGCCATCGCCGCGGCGCGCCACAGCATCCACCTCGAGACCTACATCCTGCGTTCCGACCGCACCGGCCGGCAGTTCGGCGACGCCCTCGCCGCGCGCGCCAGCGCGGGCGTCGCGGTGCGCGTCATCTACGACGCGGCGGGCTCCATCGACGCGGAGCCCTCCTGGCTCCAGGCCCTGCGCAACCGCGGGATCCAGCTCCTCGAGTTCCGTCCGCTCGGCCCCTGGCACCGCCGCTGGGGCTGGGGCCGCCGCGACCACCGCAAGATCCTCGTCGTGGACGGGAGCGTCGCGTTCACCGGCGGGCTCAACATCACCGACGACCACGCCGACGCCTCCGAGGGCGGCGCGGGCTGGCGCGACGCCCACGTCCGCCTCGAGGGGCCCGCCGCCTACGAGCTCGAGCGCCTCTTCCGCGGGACCTGGTACCGCGAGACGGGCCGCTGGTTCCACTCGGTCTCCGACCTGCGCCACGCCCCCGGGACCTCGCTGGTGCGCGTCGTCGCCAACGACGAGCTCCTCCACCGCCACCGCATACGCCGCGCCTACCTGCACGCCATCGGCCGCGCGCGCACGCGCATCTGCATCGCGAACGCCTACTTCATCCCCGACCGCGGCATCCGCAAAGCGCTCTACCGCGCGCGCAAGCGGGGCGTCGACGTCCGCCTCCTCGTCCCCTCGCTCTCCGACGTCCCGGCCGCGACCTACGCGAGCCGCATGCTCTTCGGCCCGCACCTCGGGAACGGCCTGCGCATCTTCGCCTGGCCCGGCCCGATGATGCACGCGAAGATCGCGACGGTGGACGGGATCTGGAGCACCGTCGGCTCCTACAACATGGACCACCGCTCCTGGCTCCACAACCTCGAGGCGAACATCCACGCCGTCGACCGCGAGTTCTCCTCGCGCCTGGAAGCCTCGGTGCTCGCGGACATGGAGCGCTCCCGCGAGATCACCCGCGAGCGCTGGGCCCTGCGCCCCTACTCCGAGCGGGTGCTCGAGCGCTTCTTCTACCTCCTCCGCTATTGGCTCTAG
- the sixA gene encoding phosphohistidine phosphatase SixA, with product MKLYLMRHGHSPTAHEAGVHSDVERPLSERGIVEAQKAAEQLKARAAAPGLALCSPLVRARQTAEQVAAAFGAPLRVYKPLDNLLSGAELLELVLAEKWPSRELLLVGHMPQIGEAASRLAGEPMAYPTAGLAAFERGADGEWRLLWRAGPDGRF from the coding sequence ATGAAGCTCTACCTGATGCGCCACGGACATTCGCCCACCGCCCACGAGGCCGGCGTCCACTCGGACGTCGAACGCCCTCTCTCCGAACGCGGGATCGTGGAGGCGCAGAAGGCGGCCGAACAGCTCAAGGCGCGCGCCGCGGCCCCCGGCCTCGCGCTCTGCAGCCCGCTGGTGCGCGCTCGGCAGACCGCCGAGCAGGTCGCCGCCGCTTTCGGGGCCCCCCTGCGCGTCTACAAGCCCCTCGACAACCTCCTCTCCGGCGCCGAGCTCCTGGAGCTCGTCCTCGCCGAGAAGTGGCCGTCCCGCGAGCTCCTGCTCGTCGGGCACATGCCGCAGATCGGAGAGGCGGCCTCACGTCTGGCGGGCGAGCCCATGGCCTACCCCACCGCGGGCCTCGCCGCCTTCGAGCGCGGCGCCGACGGGGAGTGGCGCCTGCTCTGGCGCGCCGGACCCGACGGGAGGTTCTGA
- a CDS encoding PLP-dependent aminotransferase family protein — MIDLVKNLAAVNRRTKSSVIRELLKLTNKPEIISFAGGLPDPQTFPSQILADISREVISKQPHVALQYGPTEGLPEFKEQVVRMLREEEGLIVKNENLLVVSASQQSLDLVGKTFIDASDPILVELPSYVGALQAFNAYGCRTIGVMGDDDGMRMDDLEQKLRHLRNEEEHYKFVYVVPDFQNPNGVTMPEERRKTLVKLAEEYSVLIIEDSPYRHIRFEGKAPHMLYKLGKHGNVISLLTFSKTLAPGLRLGCILAHEAIIKRMSILKQSVDLCTSPLNQLIAAEFLKLGIYREHIDKTRAIYKVKKDAMLESLKRHMPEGVTWTKPEGGLFLFVKLPDYMNTDELFYEAVKENVAFVVGSAFHSDGSGHNTMRLNFSYPTPEKIEEGVKRLAKVVKANMRSGTHHHHHTTAHRG; from the coding sequence ATGATCGATCTCGTCAAGAATCTCGCCGCCGTCAACCGCCGCACCAAGAGCTCCGTCATCCGCGAGCTCCTCAAGCTCACCAACAAGCCCGAGATCATCTCCTTCGCCGGCGGCCTCCCCGACCCCCAGACCTTCCCCTCCCAGATCCTCGCGGACATCTCGCGGGAGGTCATCTCCAAGCAGCCCCACGTCGCCCTCCAGTACGGCCCGACCGAGGGGCTTCCGGAGTTCAAGGAGCAGGTCGTGCGCATGCTGCGCGAGGAGGAGGGCCTCATCGTCAAGAACGAGAACCTCCTCGTCGTCTCGGCCTCCCAGCAGTCCCTCGATCTCGTCGGCAAGACCTTCATCGACGCCTCCGACCCCATCCTCGTCGAGCTGCCGAGCTACGTCGGCGCCCTGCAGGCCTTCAACGCCTACGGCTGCCGCACCATCGGCGTCATGGGCGACGACGACGGCATGCGCATGGACGACCTCGAGCAGAAGCTGCGCCACCTGCGCAACGAGGAGGAGCACTACAAGTTCGTCTACGTCGTGCCCGACTTCCAGAACCCCAACGGCGTGACCATGCCCGAGGAGCGGCGCAAGACGCTGGTGAAGCTCGCCGAGGAGTACTCGGTCCTCATCATCGAGGACTCCCCCTACCGCCACATCCGCTTCGAGGGCAAAGCCCCGCACATGCTCTACAAGCTGGGCAAGCACGGCAACGTCATCTCTCTGCTCACCTTCTCCAAGACCCTCGCCCCCGGCCTGCGCCTGGGCTGCATCCTCGCCCACGAGGCCATCATCAAGCGCATGAGCATCCTCAAGCAGTCGGTGGACCTCTGCACCTCTCCCCTCAACCAGCTCATCGCCGCGGAGTTCCTCAAGCTCGGCATCTACCGCGAGCACATCGACAAGACGCGCGCGATCTACAAGGTCAAGAAGGACGCGATGCTCGAGTCCCTCAAGCGCCACATGCCCGAGGGCGTGACCTGGACGAAGCCCGAGGGCGGCCTCTTCCTTTTCGTGAAGCTGCCCGACTACATGAACACCGACGAGCTCTTCTACGAGGCGGTCAAGGAGAACGTCGCCTTCGTCGTCGGCTCCGCCTTCCACAGCGACGGCAGCGGGCACAACACGATGCGCCTGAACTTCTCCTATCCGACGCCCGAAAAGATCGAGGAAGGCGTCAAGCGCCTGGCCAAGGTCGTCAAGGCGAACATGCGCTCCGGGACGCACCACCACCACCACACGACGGCCCATCGGGGATGA